A window of Hydrogenophilus thermoluteolus genomic DNA:
AAGGAACCCGTCGCGAAGCTTCGCGTCTGGCAAGGGGTGCAACCCGAAGTGGCGGTGGGGTCACCGGATGACGTCGTCGTGACGCTGCCCCGTGACGCAGTCACGAAAGCCACGGCCCATTTCGTCGGGCAGCAACCGCTGATCGCCCCCGTCGAAGCGGGGCAGCAGGTGGGGCGAATCGATATCGTCGTCGATGGCGAGGTACGGCGTTCGGTTCCTGTGGTGGCGCTCGAGGGCGTTCCCCAAGCTGGCTGGTGGGGGCGTACCGTCGATGCCCTCACCTTGTGGTGGCAGAGCCTTTGGCAGCGGTGACCCTACGCGACGAAACCCACTACGCGGCGTGGTGGGGCAGAGTGCCGTACGAAGCGATGTGGCGGCGGATGCAGGCCTATACCGCGGCGTGTGACGACGCGAGCCCCGATTGGCTGTGGTGCGTCGAACACGATCCCGTCTATACCCTAGGGCTTGCGGGCCGCGAAACCCACCTCACCCCCGCGGCGCGCGCGAGCGGCACCCCGGTGGTGCGTTGCGATCGCGGCGGGCAAGTGACCTGGCACGGTCCGGGACAGCTCGTGGTCTACACCCTCTGGGATCTGCGCCGCCGTGGTCTCACCGTTCGGGCGTTGGTGGCGCTCCTTGAGGAAGCGGTGATTCGCTTGCTTGCGGATCACGGGATTCGCGGCGAACGCAAACCGGGCGCGCCGGGGGTCTATGTCGACGGGGCGAAGATTGCGGCGTTGGGACTCAAAGTGCGTCACGGGCGGTGTTACCACGGCTTGAGCCTCAACGTTGCGAACGATCTGGAACCCTTTGCCCGCATCGATCCGTGTGGTTACCCCGGGTTGGCGGTGACGCGCACGGCCGATTGGGGGTGGAACCCGCCGCTCACTGCCGCGGCAGAGGCGCTTGCCGATTATCTGCCGCCGGGGAATTGGACGTGGTGTGCGCCGCCAGCGATCTGATAACCGCAGCGCGGCTTGATTCAGGAAAAGGAAGAGACGATGGCTTTGCAACCCGGGGTGAAATTGCGCAGCGCCGAAAAGACGGCGCGCATTCCTGTGAAGATCGTGCCCAAACCGAAACTGGCGAAACCGGAGTGGATCCGAACGCGCTTACCGGCGGGGACGTCACTCGAACGGTTCCACCGAGTGAAGGAGATTTTGCGCGCGCAGGGGCTGCACACGGTGTGCGAAGAGGCTACTTGCCCGAACATCCACGAATGTTTCGGCAAGGGAACCGCCACCTTCATGATTCTTGGCGATATCTGTACCCGTCGCTGCCCTTTCTGTGACGTCGCGCACGGGCGACCGCTGCCACCCGACCCGCAAGAGCCGGAACGGCTGGCCCGCACGGTCGCGGCGTTGGGGCTGCGCTATGTGGTGATCACGAGCGTCGACCGGGACGACCTGCCCGATGGCGGTGCGGAACAGTTCGTGCGCTGCATCGCGGCGATTCGGGAAGCGAGCCCGGCCACGCGGATCGAAGTGCTGGTTCCCGATTTCCGCGGTCGGATGGATCGGGCACTCACGGCATTTGCCGCGGCGCTTCCCGACGTGATGAACCACAATCTGGAAACCGTTCCCCGTCTCTATCGCGCTGCGCGGCCCGGGGCCGATTACGCCCATTCCCTGCGTCTGTTGGCCGAATTCAAGGCGCGTTACCCCAACGTGGTCACCAAGTCGGGGTTGATGGTAGGGCTAGGCGAAACCGACGAAGAGATCCTAGCGGTGATGCGGGACCTGCGTGCGCACGACTGTGAGATGCTCACGATCGGCCAATACCTGCAACCCTCTGCGGCCCATCTGCCCGTCGAGCGTTTCGTCGCGCCCGAGACCTTTGCCGCCTTTGAACGCGAGGCGCTCGCGATGGGCTTCATGCACGCTGCGTGCGGCCCAATGGTGCGCTCCTCCTATTGGGCGGACCGGCAAGCGGAAGCGGCGGGGGTGGTGGCTACCGCTGCGCAGACACCCGTGGGCGAGCCGATCACGAATTCCGGAGGGTGACGCGCGGTGCGGCTCGACGGGCTCAATCCGGCCCAGCAGGAGGCCGTCCGGTATCTCGACGGACCGTGTCTGGTGCTTGCGGGCGCGGGCAGCGGCAAGACGCGGGTGATCACCCACAAGATTGCCTATTTGATCGAGACGGCCGGGTTCGCGCCGCGCCACATCGCTGCGATTACCTTCACCAACAAAGCGGCGCGGGAAATGCAGGAGCGGGTGTCCAGCCTTCTGGGCGGTCGGGCACCTTCGGGACTGACCGTCTGCACCTTTCACGCGCTCGGGGTGCAAATCCTGCGTGCGGAGAGCGCACGGCTTGCGTTGAAACCGCGCTTTTCGATCCTGGACCCGACCGACGTGCGCACCCTTCTGGCCGAACTGGTGAAAGAGGCCGACCGCGGGTGGCTGCAAGCGCTGCAGGGGCAAATCTCGCAGTGGAAGAACCAAGGCGTTTTGCCCGACGCCGCGGAGGCAGTGGCCAACGACGAACTCACCTCGCAGGCGGCGCGCGTCTATCGCGACTACGAACGGGCACTGGCGGCGTATCATGCGGTCGATTTCGACGATCTCATCTTGAAACCCCTGTTGCTCTTCGAACGCGACCCAGAGGCGCGCGAAGCGTGGCAACGGCGGCTGCGCTATCTGCTGGTCGACGAGTACCAGGATACCAACCGCACCCAGTATCGGTTGTTGCGCGCGCTCGCTGGCGTGCGCGGCGCCTTCACCGCGGTGGGCGACGACGACCAGGCGATCTACGCGTGGCGCGGCGCCGACGTCGAGAACTTGCGCCTGTTGCAAACCGACTACCCGCAGCTCAAGGTGATCAAGCTGGAGCAGAACTACCGCAGCACCCGCACGATCCTCAACGCCGCGAACACGCTGATCGCGAACAACGACAAACTCTTCGTGAAACGGCTCTGGTCGTTGCACGGGGTGGGCAGTCCGATCGTGGTCCGCCCGTGTCGCGACCCCGAAGCCGAAGCAGAGTGGGTGGTGGCAACGCTCGACGCGAAGCGTTTCGAGCTCGGCGCGAAATGGTCCGACTTCGCGATCCTCTACCGCGGCAACCACCAGGCGCGCCTCTTCGAGCAGGCGCTCCGGGCCCACCGGATTCCCTATGTGATTTCGGGCGGAGGATCGTTCTTCGACCGGACCGAAATCCGCGACGCGATGGCCTATTTGCGGCTGCTGGTGAACGAGGACGACGATCCGGCGTTCGTGCGGGCGATCACCACGCCGCGCCGTGGCGTCGGGGCAACGAGCTTGGAAGCGCTTTCCCGTTATGCGGGCGCGCGCCATTTGAGCCTCTTTGCCGCGCTCTTTGAGACCGGTGCCGAGGCGCATGTGCCTGCAGCGCCGCTTGCGGCGATGCGCGAATTCGCGGCGTTCCTCAACCGTTTTCGCTACCGGGCCGAACGCGAACCTGCGGGTCGGGTGGCACGGGAGCTCTTTGCCGCGGTCGGTCTCGACGACCACTATTTGACCACGATGGAACCCCGCGAAGCGGAACAGCGCACCCGTTCGCTCGACGAGTTTCTGGGTTGGATCGAGCGGCGCGGCGAAGCGGACGGCACCGATCTTTTGAACATCGTGCAGACGATCACGCTGATTGCGCGGCTCGAGCGCGACGACGAAACGCCCGACGCGGTGCAACTGGCGACGCTGCACGCCGCAAAGGGGTTGGAGTTCCCCCACGTCTTTCTGGTGGGGGTGGAAGAAGGGCTGTTGCCGCACCAGTCGAGCATCGACGCCGGAGACATCGAAGAGGAGCGGCGCCTGATGTACGTCGGGATCACGCGCGCGCAGCGCTCGCTCACGATCACCTACTGCGAAAAACGACGCGACGGTAAAGAGTGGCGCAGCGTCGAGCCCTCACGCTTCATCGCTGAGATGGGGAGCGACGGCGTGACCGTGAAAGGTCGCGATCACCCCGTACCGAAAGAAGAGGCGAAAGCGCGGCTTGCGCAATTGCGGGCGCTGTTGGAACGGGCGCCCGCAGTTGCCGACGAGTAGCGATTGGGAACGGGCAGGCGCAGTGCTCAGCCGCTAGCCCGCGAGCGGCTTCATGAGGTCACGTGCAGTATGGGTACTACCAGACGCGCGCCGTTTGCGCCGCGTGCCGTCACTCCACAGGCGGCGGCGTGAAGTTCGCGCCGGCCTGGTTGGCCAGATAGGCCACTGCACGCGCGATCTCGGCGTCGGTGAGGTCCGCGGCGCCCCCTTTGGGCGGCATCTGCCCGATCCCGTTCGTTGCGCTTTGGATGAGTGCGTCGAACCCTTTGGCGATGCGCGGCGCCCACGCTGCGGTATCGCCCGTTTTGGGGCTTCCGAGCGCCCCCACTTCGTGGCAGCTCTTACAGACCGCCTGGTAGATCTGCTCGCCGGTGCGCTTGCCGGGTTCGACCGTTTGGAACTTGAGGTTGACCTGCGCAACCGGCAGGATCGCCGCGAGCGTGGCGTTTTCGTCAGGCTTCTGTTCCTGGGAACAGGCAACCGCCAGCGTGGTTGCGCCAACTGCCAGGAAAAGGCGTGCGATGCGATGCATGGTATCGTCCTTGATACGGGAAATGACAATTGGATGCATCGATTATAACGCAGGGCAGATGCGTCTTGCCGAATCTGTGCTATCATGCGCGCTTCACGCAGTACAGGCGCCCGTAGCTCAGTGGATAGAGCGTTGGCCTCCGAAGCCAAAGGTCGCAGGTTCGATTCCTGCCGGGCGCGCCATCGTTTGATTGTTGCCGTGACTGGCGCTTCCGGTGCGATCCTCGCGGAGCGGTTCCTGCTGCGCGCGCGGGAAGTGGCCGAAATCGAACTGCACCTGATCCTGTCGCCCGCAGCGCTCCTCACGGCACAACTGGAACTGGGCAAAAAGCGCCGCGACTGGACCACGCTTGCCGACACCATCTATCGCCACGACGATCTCGCCGCACCGCTTGCGAGCGGCTCTTTTCCCACAGCGGGCATGGTAATCATCCCCTGCAGCATGAAGACGCTTGCCGCGGTGGCGCACGGTTTTTCCGACAACCTCATTACGCGCGCCGCCGAAGTAACGCTCAAAGAGCGGCGGCGTCTGGTGCTCGCGGTGCGCGAAACGCCGCTTTCGCTCGTGCATCTGCGCAACATGATGCTTGCCACCGAAGCGGGCGCAGTGGTGATGCCCCCGGTGCCGGCCTTTTACGCGGGGGTGACGACGATCGAAGCCGCAGCCGACCAGTTCGCGTGTCGGGTGCTCGACCTTCTGGGGTGGTCCCATCCGAATGCAGTGCGGTGGTCGGGGGGGGACGAGCTAGGGGTGTGACAGCGCTGTCCCGGCGCTGTTGCGGCACTGCGGCGGTGTCGGGGTCGGTTTGCCCAGATGGTACCCTTGCGCCGCATCGATTCCCAACCGCTTGAGCAGATCGAGCGTCTCTTGATCTTCGACGAATTCCGCGACCGTGGTTTTGCCCAGCCCACGTGCCACTTCGGCAATCGCACGCACGATCAGGCGGTTGCTTTCGTCCTGCGTGAGATCGCGAATGAATTGCCCGTCGATTTTGACGACATCGGCCGGGATGTATTTGAGATAGCTGAAGGAGCTGAAACCGGTACCGAAATCGTCGAGGCAGAGCGCCGCACCGAGTTTATGCACCAGATGGGCAAAGCGGATCGCCTCTTGGAGGTCGCCGATCGCTGCGGTTTCGGTGATCTCAAAGAGCAGTCGCCGGGCGTGCGGCGGGGCTTGGTGCCATCGGTTTTCCAGCCACATCGCAAACCCGGGGTCGGAGAGCGTGCGGCCCGAAAG
This region includes:
- a CDS encoding UvrD-helicase domain-containing protein translates to MRLDGLNPAQQEAVRYLDGPCLVLAGAGSGKTRVITHKIAYLIETAGFAPRHIAAITFTNKAAREMQERVSSLLGGRAPSGLTVCTFHALGVQILRAESARLALKPRFSILDPTDVRTLLAELVKEADRGWLQALQGQISQWKNQGVLPDAAEAVANDELTSQAARVYRDYERALAAYHAVDFDDLILKPLLLFERDPEAREAWQRRLRYLLVDEYQDTNRTQYRLLRALAGVRGAFTAVGDDDQAIYAWRGADVENLRLLQTDYPQLKVIKLEQNYRSTRTILNAANTLIANNDKLFVKRLWSLHGVGSPIVVRPCRDPEAEAEWVVATLDAKRFELGAKWSDFAILYRGNHQARLFEQALRAHRIPYVISGGGSFFDRTEIRDAMAYLRLLVNEDDDPAFVRAITTPRRGVGATSLEALSRYAGARHLSLFAALFETGAEAHVPAAPLAAMREFAAFLNRFRYRAEREPAGRVARELFAAVGLDDHYLTTMEPREAEQRTRSLDEFLGWIERRGEADGTDLLNIVQTITLIARLERDDETPDAVQLATLHAAKGLEFPHVFLVGVEEGLLPHQSSIDAGDIEEERRLMYVGITRAQRSLTITYCEKRRDGKEWRSVEPSRFIAEMGSDGVTVKGRDHPVPKEEAKARLAQLRALLERAPAVADE
- the lipA gene encoding lipoyl synthase, which codes for MALQPGVKLRSAEKTARIPVKIVPKPKLAKPEWIRTRLPAGTSLERFHRVKEILRAQGLHTVCEEATCPNIHECFGKGTATFMILGDICTRRCPFCDVAHGRPLPPDPQEPERLARTVAALGLRYVVITSVDRDDLPDGGAEQFVRCIAAIREASPATRIEVLVPDFRGRMDRALTAFAAALPDVMNHNLETVPRLYRAARPGADYAHSLRLLAEFKARYPNVVTKSGLMVGLGETDEEILAVMRDLRAHDCEMLTIGQYLQPSAAHLPVERFVAPETFAAFEREALAMGFMHAACGPMVRSSYWADRQAEAAGVVATAAQTPVGEPITNSGG
- a CDS encoding UbiX family flavin prenyltransferase, with the protein product MIVAVTGASGAILAERFLLRAREVAEIELHLILSPAALLTAQLELGKKRRDWTTLADTIYRHDDLAAPLASGSFPTAGMVIIPCSMKTLAAVAHGFSDNLITRAAEVTLKERRRLVLAVRETPLSLVHLRNMMLATEAGAVVMPPVPAFYAGVTTIEAAADQFACRVLDLLGWSHPNAVRWSGGDELGV
- the lipB gene encoding lipoyl(octanoyl) transferase LipB, with product MTLRDETHYAAWWGRVPYEAMWRRMQAYTAACDDASPDWLWCVEHDPVYTLGLAGRETHLTPAARASGTPVVRCDRGGQVTWHGPGQLVVYTLWDLRRRGLTVRALVALLEEAVIRLLADHGIRGERKPGAPGVYVDGAKIAALGLKVRHGRCYHGLSLNVANDLEPFARIDPCGYPGLAVTRTADWGWNPPLTAAAEALADYLPPGNWTWCAPPAI
- a CDS encoding c-type cytochrome, encoding MHRIARLFLAVGATTLAVACSQEQKPDENATLAAILPVAQVNLKFQTVEPGKRTGEQIYQAVCKSCHEVGALGSPKTGDTAAWAPRIAKGFDALIQSATNGIGQMPPKGGAADLTDAEIARAVAYLANQAGANFTPPPVE